GTTCCGCAGCTTACGGAGAACCCTGGGCGCCCTGTGCGCGGCCGCCGCCGTGCTCGCGCTGCCCCTGACCGGCGGCGCGCACACGGCGGCCGCTTCGGCCGGTTCGGTCGAGAAGGCCGCCGAGGCCGGTGCTGGTTACTGGCGCACCAGCGGCCGGCAGATCCTGGACGCGAGCGGGCAGCCCGTCCGTATCGCCGGCGTCAACTGGTTCGGCTTCGAGACCGCCAACCACGTCACCCACGGCCTGTGGGCGCGCGACTACAAGAGCATGATCGACCAGATGAAGTCGCTGGGCTACAACACCATCCGCATGCCCTACAGCGACGACATCCTCAAGCCCGGCACCATGCCGGACAGCATCAACCACTCCGACGGCAAGAACGCCGACCTCCAGGGCCTGACCTCGCTCCAGGTGCTGGACAAGATCGTCGCGTACGCCGGGCAGAGCGGCCTGAAGATCATCCTCGACCGGCACCGTCCGGACGCGGCGGGCCAGTCGGCCCTCTGGTACACCTCGGCCGTCCCCGAGACGACGTGGATCACCAACCTCAAGGCGCTGGCCACCCGCTACAAGGGGAACCCGACGGTCGTCGGCATCGACCTGCACAACGAGCCCCACGATCCCGCCTGCTGGGGCTGCGGCGACACGGCCAGGGACTGGCGGCTGGCCGCCCAGCGTGCAGGGAACGCGGTCCTGTCCGTCAACCCCGAGCTGCTGATCCTCGTCGAGGGCGTCCAGACGTTCGACGGGGTCTCGGGCTGGTGGGGCGGCAACCTGATGGGTGTGGCCCGGTACCCCGTACAACTGGACGTGGCGAACCGGGTGGTGTACTCGGCCCACGACTACGCCACGAGCGTCGCCCAGCAGAGCTGGTTCAGCGACCCGTCCTTCCCGGCCAACATGCCGGGCATCTGGGACAGGTACTGGGGCTACATCTTCAAGCAGAACATCGCGCCGGTGTGGGTCGGCGAGTTCGGTACGACGCTGCAGTCCACGATCGACCAGCGCTGGCTGGCGGCCCTGGTGACGTATCTGCGCTCGACCTCCGCCCACGGCTCGGACTCCTTCCACTGGACCTTCTGGTCCTGGAACCCCAACTCCGGTGACACCGGCGGCATCCTGAAGGACGACTGGCAGACGGTGGACACGGTCAAGGACGGCTACCTGACGAGCATCAAGGCCCCGGGCTTCCCGCCGGGCGGTGGCACCGACCCCGGTGACCCGGAGGATCCCGGTGACCCGGGCGGCGGGACGCCCGCCTGCGCCGCCGCCTACACCGTCAGCAGCGACTGGGGCAGCGGCTTCAACGCCGAGGTGAAGGTCACCAACACCGGTACGACCGCGATCGGTTCGTGGAAGGTGACCTGGACCTGGCCCGGCTCCCAGCGGGTGACGAACATGTGGAACGCCTCGTACACCCAGAGCGGGTCGACGGTCACCGCGACCAACGCGGCCCACAACGGGGCACTGGCCGCGGGCGGTTCGGCGAGTCTCGGCTTCGGGGGCGCGCCCGGGGGCGGGGGTGTGCCGAGCGTGACCTGCACGGCGTCGTGAGGGGTGTCCCGGGGTCGCCTTCCGAAGGCCTCGTCGTGTGAAGGGTGTGTCCTGGATCTGAGCAACTGCCCCTTTCTGTGAGGTATTTGAGAGTAAGCAATGACTCAATTCGGTCAAGTCTTGGTCGAATGAGTTCTTGCGGGGTGCGGTCTTCGGGAACCATGCCGCACGGGCCGCGTACCCGCGGCCCGTGAACCCCCCTCACCGTTGCGAGAGAACTCCATGAGAAGAAGCGCAGCCGTGCTGTGCGGCGCCGGCGTCGTCCTGGCCGGGACCATCAGCGCCGTGCCCGCCAACGCGAGCGGGTCGTCCGCCGCGAACACCGTCCAGGCCGCCGCCGCGAAGGTCGCCTGGAAGAAGTGCGCCACGGACGACTACCCGACGCTGCAGTGCGCGTCGGTGAAGGTGCCGCTCGACTACGCGAAGCCCAGCGGGAAGAAGATCACGCTGGCGCTGTCCCGCGTGCCGCACACCTCGAAGACCTACCAGGGCCCGCTGCTGGTCAACCCGGGCGGCCCCGGCGGCAGCGGTCTGACGCTGGCCGGATACGTCGCCTCGTCGCTGCCGAAGAAGGTCGCGGCCCAGTACGACGTCATCGGCTTCGACCCGCGCGGCGTGGGCGCCAGCAAGCCCGCCCTGAACTGCAAGCCCGGTTACTTCAACCCGGTGCGCCCGGACTCCGTGCCCAGCACGGCCGCGATAGAGAAGGCGAACGTCGAGCGCGCCAAGGCCTTCGCCAAGGCCTGCGCGACGAAGCACAAGGACGTCCTGCCGTACATCAACACGATCAGCGCCGTGAAGGACCTGGACTCGATCCGCAAGGCCCTCGGCGCGAAGAAGATCAACTACTTCGGCTACTCGTACGGCACCTACCTCGGCGCCGTCTACGCCAAGCTCTACCCCGAGCGCGTCCGGCGCCTGGTGCTCGACTCGATCGTGGACCCGACCGGTGTCTGGTACGAGGACAACCTCGACCAGGACTACGCCTTCGACAAGCGCCACAAGGCGTTCACGAAGTGGGTCGCCAAGTACAACTCCACGTACAAGCTCGGCACCGACGCGAAGAAGATCGAGGCGAAGTGGTACGCCATGCGGGCCGCCCTCGCCGAGAAGCCCGCGGGCGGCAAGGTGGGCGCCTCCGAGCTGGAGGACACCTTCCTCCCCGGCGGCTACTACAACGGCTACTGGCCGTACCTCGCCGAGGCGTTCGCGGCCTACGTGAACGACAAGAACGCCGACCCGCTGGTCGAGGCGTACGAGAACTTCGCCGCCATCGACTCCTCCGGTGACAACGGCTACAGCGTCTACGCCTCGGTGCAGTGCCGTGACGCGGCCTGGCCGCGCGACTGGAAGAAGTGGCAGAAGGACAACTGGGCGGTCTACAAGAAGGCGCCGTTCATGGCCTGGAACAACGCCTGGTACAACGCGCCGTGCGCGTTCTGGCCGACCAAGTCCCTGAAGCCGGTGAACGTCGCCAACAGCAAGCTCCCGGCGACGCTGCTCTTCCAGGCGACGGACGACGCGGCCACCCCGTACCAGGGCGGCGTCACCGTTCACAAGCTGCTCAAGAACTCCAGCCTGGTCGTCGAGCAGGGCGGCGGCAACCACGGCATCACGCTGAGCGGCAACAGCTGCCTCGACAAGTACCTGGCGACCTACCTCACCAACGGCAAGGTGCCGCACGGCAAGGGCAAGGTCGACGCCACCTGCAAGAAGCTGGCCGACCCGAAGCCGGCGGTCGCCCAGGAGGCGTCGGCCCGGTCGACGCTGAGCACGGCCCCGGGAACCGCCGCCACGAGCGGTGCCACCCTGCACGGCATCCTCGGCTTCCGCGGCTGACCCGTCCGGCCGAGCATCACCTCGTACGGTGACGAGAAGGGCGCCCGGTGGTTCCACCGGGCGCCCTTCGACGTCGTACGTGCCGTACGGGTGTGATCAGAGCTTCTCGATCACGTAGTCGACGCACTTCGTGAGGGCCTCGACGTCCGCCGGGTCGATCGCCGGGAACATGGCGACGCGGAGCTGGTTGCGGCCGAGCTTGCGGTAGGGCTCGGTGTCGACGATGCCGTTGGCGCGCAGGACCTTGGCGACGGCGGCGGCGTCGATCTCGTCGGAGAAGTCGATCGTGCCGATGACCTGGGACCGCTTGGCCGGGTCGGTGACGAAGGGGCTCGCGTACTTGCTCTCCTCCGCCCAGGTGTACAGCCGGGTCGAGGAGTCCTTTGTCCGGGCCGTGGACCAGCTCAGACCGCCCTGGCCGTTGATCCACTCCAGCTGCTGGTTGAGCAGGAAGAGGGTGGCGAGGGCCGGGGTGTTGTACGTCTGGTTCTTGCGGGAGTTGTCGATCGCCGTGGGGAGGCTGAAGAACTCCGGGACGTGACGGCCCGAGGCGTGGATCCGCTCGGCGCGCTCGATGGCGGCCGGGGAGAAGACGCCGATCCACAGGCCGCCGTCGGAGGCGAAGGACTTCTGCGGGGCGAAGTAGTAGACGTCGGTCTCGGCGATGTCGACGGGCAGGCCGCCGGCGCCGGACGTGGCGTCGACCAGGACGAGGGCGCCCTCGTCGGCACCGGCCACGCGGTTCAGCGGGGCGGCGACACCGGTGGAGGTCTCGTTGTGGGTGAAGGCGTAGACGTCGACGCCCGCCTCGGCGGCCGGCTCCGGGTGGGTGCCGGGGTCGGAGGAGACGACCGTCGGCTCGGCGAGCCAGGGGGCGAGCTTCGCGGCCTTGGCGAACTTCGAGCTGAACTCGCCGAAGGTCAGGTGCTGGCTCTTGTTCTCGATCAGGCCGTGCGTCGCGACGTCCCAGAACGCCGTGGAGCCGCCGTTGCCGAGGATGACCTCGTAGCCCTCGGGGAGGGAGAACAGCTCGCTGATGCCCGCGCGGACCTGGCCGACCAGGTTCTTCACCGGGGCCTGGCGGTGGGAGGTGCCGAGCAGGGAGGTACCGGTCGCGGCCAGGGCGTCCAGCGCCTCCGTCCGCACCTTGGAGGGGCCCGCGCCGAAACGTCCGTCGGCGGGCTTGATGTCAGCGGGGATCTGGATATCAGCCACGACCGCGAGCCTATCGGCTCCGCGAAACGCGGGCGAAACGTCGTCCGTCGGGTGAGACGGCCCGGGGGTTCTGGGTGCGTTGCCGGGTGCGGGTCCGGGTGCGGGTCCGGGAGCGGGTCCGGTGGGGCATCTCGCGCAGTTCCCCGCGCCCCTGAAAAAGCGGGGCTGCGCCCCTGCTCTTTCGCCCGGAAAGGGCCGTAGGCCCTCAAGGGGCGCGGGGAACTGCGCGACCAGCCCCCACCGGACCCGCACATGGGGGTCGAAGGGGCGCAGCCCCTTGAGGATGGGACGGGTAGGGGCGGCGGGGGCGAGACCCGTCCGGGCTCAAGCCCCCCTGGCCGGCCCCGGCGAGAACCGCACCGGCAACCCCACCAACCCCCGCAGCCACGGCGACGGCCGACGCGTCAGGGCATCCGCCGGGACCGCGAGGTCCAGGTCCGGAAGCCGGTCGAGGAGGACCTCGATACCCGTTCGGGCGATGACCTCGGCGGTCTCCTGAGCCGGGAACGGACACCGGTGGTCGCCGTGACCGAAGGAGAAGTGGGCGTTGTTGCCACCGGTCAGGGCGGAGCCGTGGGTACGGACGCGCGGGTCGGAGTTGGCACCCTGCAGGCCCAGCAGGACCAGGTCACCCGCACGGAGGACACGGCCGCCGAGCCGGGTGTCCCGGGTGGTCCAGCGCCCGGCCGCGTTCTGGATGGGAGCGTCCTCCCACAACACCTCGTTCATGGCCTCGGCCACACTGCTGCGCCCACCGAAGAGCGACGCCGCGAAACGGTCGTCCGTCAGCATCAGCCGCAGGGAGTTGCCGATCCAGTCGGCCGTCGGCTGATGCCCCACCGCCAGCATCACCATCACATCGTGCGTCACCTCCTCCACCGTCACCTCGTACGCACGCGCGTTCGCCAGGAGCCGCGAGACCACGTCGTCGCCGGGCCGCTGCCGGCGCTCCGCCACCAGCCGGGTCATCGCCGTCCGCAGATACTCCTCGGCCGCCATCGCCCGGTCCTGGCCGTCGAGGATGTCGTTCAGCGCCGCCACCAGCCCGGGGGCGTGCTCCTCCCGGAAGCCGAACAGGAACGCCAGCACCCGCGCGGGCAGGGGCGCCGCGAACTGCCCCACCAGATCGGCCGCGCCCACCCCGCACACCACGTCGATCAACTCGTCGGCGAACCGCTCGACATGACCGCGCAGCTCCAGCGGATCGACCGCCTCCCACGCCTCCTCGATCAGCGCGGCGCGCTGCCGGTGCCGCTCGCCGACCGTGCCGAGGACCGACGGCTGCTCCGGGCTGATCACGGGCAGCAGCGGCCAGTCGGCCGGAACGTGCGGCCACTGGTTCCACAGCGCGGAGTCCCGGCTGAACAGCTCGGGATCGCTCGTCACCTGGTGCAGCTCGCGGTAGCCGAGCACCAGCCACGCCGGTACGTCCCCGTCCAGCAGCACGGGCACGACCTCCCCGTGCTCCCGCCGCAACTCCCGGTACAGGGCCGCGGGTTCACCCCGGAAACGCGCACCGAAGAGAGGAACGGGAGCGGGCGTGGAGCCGGTCACGGAGTGCCCGTCGCCGTTCTCAGAGGTTGCGAAGTCCAACTAGCACCTGCTCCAGAATGTCCAGATCGACCAGCGTGGCCTGGTTCGGATGTCGGGCACTGACCCGGCCCGCCGTGAGGAGGTCGGAGAGCAGCACCTTGGTGATGCTCACCGGCAGCCGCAGTTCGGCGGCGATCTCCACCACCGCCGTCGGCCGCTCCGTCAGCCGCAGGATCGTCACGTGTTCCGACTGCATGCCCGGTGTCGGCTGGCTCTCCGCGACGACCAGGGTCACCAGGTCGAACGGTGTTCCGGGCGCGGACCGACTGCGGCCCCCGGTGAGCGTGTACAGCCGGTCGGGCAGGTCGTCCCTGCCGGGCCGGCTCATGACGTACGGGGCGCCAGAGCCGTGGCCGTGGCCACGGTCGTCGTCGTGTCCGTGGTGCCACCGGCGGCCGTGTGCGTCGGATGGCGGGGCCGTGCGCTCAGGTGTTCACCCAGTTGTTCGATCAGCTCGCTCATGTTGTGCCCGACGAGCCCGGCGTCCGCCTCCTCGTCCGTCACCAGGGCCAGATGTGCGCCCTCGCCCGCCTCCACGATGAACAGGACCCCGCCGTGGAACTCCGCCATCGCCGACCGTACGCCCCCGCTGCCGTCGCCGAACTGGAGGGACGCCCCGTGGGACAGCGACTGGATGCCGGCGGCGATCGCGGCCAGCTGGTCGGCCTGGTCGACGGAGAGCTCGGGCGTACGGCACAGTTTCAGGCCGTCCCGGGAGAGGACGAGCGCGTGCCGGGCGCCCGGAGTGCGTTCCAGCAACCCCTCCATGAGCCAGGTGAGCCTGTCGTCGGCGGTGGAGCCGGTGCCGGTCATGGGGTGTGGTCGCCTTCCAGGTGGGGGTGCGGGCGGGGGGCCGGGGTCCGGGGCGGCTCTCCGGCCGGACCGGGGGTCGGATCCGCGTACGGGTCGGACGTCCCGTACGGGGCGGGGTCGGGGATGGGCTGCGCGTACGCCTCCGGGGCCGAATCCGTGTACGGGGCCGGCCGCGCGTACCCGGAGGAGTCCGTGGCCGGGTCCCCGTAGGAGGAGAAGGGCGCCAGGTCAGGCGTGGGCGTGGTGTCCTCGCCCGGAGCGGGGCGGGTGTCCCGTACGGGCTCCCAGGCCGGCTCCCGTACCGGGTCGAGCTCCCCCTTCGCCTCACCCGCGGGGTCGGGTGCCCACGGAAGTTCGGCGGCGGCCTCCGCCTCCCACGCGGCCTGCTTCGCGGCCTCCGGCTGCCACGCGAGCCCTCGCGCGGGCTCGGGCTCCCATCCGGCCTCCGGCACGGGCCCGGGTGCCCAGGCCGGCTCCCCCACGGGTTCGGCCTCTGGTTCCGGTCCGGGTTCCCACGCGGTTCCCCCCACGGCCCCCCACTGGGGCTCCCGTACGGGCTCCAACTCGGGCTGAGGTACGGGTTTCAACTCGGGCTGCGGTACGGCCTCGGCGGGCGGAGCGGCGTCCCGTACGGGTTCCAGGGCGGCCTCCGGTGCGGGAGGCCCGGCCGGGGGCACGTACCGGTCCACGGCGGCGCCCGGGTGCGTGTGCTGGTCCATGGCGGCGGCCTGGTCGGGTGGCGTCGACGGGCCCCGCATCCCCGTGGAGTTCTCGTCCCCCGTGGCCGTCCCCTGGACGAACGCCTGGTCCAGCCCGCCCGTGCCCCGCACCGCGCGGCGGAAGCTGCTGAAGCGGACCGCGCCGGTGCCGGCGTCCTCGGCGGGCCGGGAGACGCGCTCCGGACGGGCCTCGGCGTCGGCGGCCTGCGCCCGGGTGCGTGCCTCCGCCTCCGCGAGGGACCGGCCGCGCCGACGCCGGGGGAGGGCGTCGGAAGGGGCGGGGGCGGTGGTGTCGTCGTCGGTCTCGGTGGCGGTCTCGGCGGCGGCCTCGTCGGGGGTGGCCGGAGGTTCGGACCCGGCGTCAAGGTGCGGACCGGGCGCGTAGGCGTACCCGCCGGCGTACCCGGAGTCGAACGCCGGGCCGCCGGAGCCGAATTCGGAGCTGAACGACGAGGTGTAGGGGGCGCCGTACGCGGGAGAGCCCGTCGGCGCGTCGGCCGTCGCGCCCGTCGGCGGAGCCGAAGGCGTTCGCCGGAAGCCGGACAGGGAGTCGATCAGGGCGTCGGCCACGGGGTCGGCGACCGGCGGGGTGGGAGCCTCCGGCGGGAACTCGTGCCTGGGCGTCGGCTCGGAGTCCAGGTCGTGCGGGGCGCGCACGCCCGCGTACGGCGGCGGCTGGACGGGCGCGGACCCCGTGCGAGACGCCGTGTGAGACGTCGACGCGGGAGAGGTGGTCGTGGGGATCGTGCTCGCCAGGACGTCCTGCGGGATGAGCATCAGGACGCCCGTGCCGCCGCGCGCGGACGGCCGGAAGGAGATCTTCAGCCCGTGCTTGCGGGCGAGGCGGCCGACGACGGCGAGGCCGAGACGCGTGCCGGAGAGGCTCGTGAGGTCGGCCACCTCGCCCGACACGGCGCGTTCGGCCCGACGGAGCTGGATGTCGCTCATGACCAGCCCGGAGTCCTCGACGGAGATGATCGCGCCGGCCGGGACCTCCTCGACGTACACATGGACCTCGGCGGTCGGCGGCGAGAAGTTGGCCGCGTTGTCGAGGAGTTCGGCGAGCGCGTGCATGACGCCCTCGGCGGCGTGGCCGGCGACGGCGGCCTCGCTGGAGGAGTGCAGCCGCACCCGGCGGTAGGCGCCGATCCGGCCCATCGCGCCCCGCAGGATCGACTCCATGGGGATGGGCCGTGCCCAGCGGCGGCCCGAGCGGGCGCCCGCGAGGACGGCGACGGAGTCGGCGAGCCGGCCCGCCTGGGCGGTGCGGTGGTCGAGGTGGAGCAGGTCGGCGAGGACGTCCTCGTCGGCGTGACGTTCCTCCATGGCCCGCAGGTCGGCGAGGGTGCCGGTGGCGAGGGCCTGCATGCGGCCGGCCACGTTGGCGGTCACGGCGAGGAGGGCGGCGCGGTCGCTCTCGGCCCGCTCGGCGCGCTCGGCCAGCAGGGACCGCTCCTGCGTGGTCTCCTGTGCCGTACGGTCCCGTTCGTCGGACAGCCGCTCGCGCTCGCGCTCGGCCTCCGTGGTCAGCCGCACCCGCTCCCGTGCGAACTCGGTCGCGATCCTGGCCCGTTCCTGGACGAACTCCTCGGTCAGCCGGCCGCGTTCCTGGGCGTGCTCCTCGGCCATCCTGGCCCGTTCCTGGAGCAGCAGACCCGTGTCCCGGGCGACCGCGTCCAGCCGCCGGCGCAGCAGCCGCACCGACACGCGCGCGTGCACGGCGACCGCGACGACCAGCGTCAGCAGCAGCGCGGCCGCGCCCGCACCGGCCGCGAGGGGTGTCCGTACGTCCGCCGGCGCCGGCGCGACGACCGCGCCGACGGCGGCCGCGGAGAGCACGGCGGTCACCAGCGGTAACGGAAGGACTGAGCGCAGGGCGGGGCGTTCGCCCGGCGGGCGTGGGGGGCTGGGCGCGGTCATCGGCGGGTGTCCTCGGTCGGTTCTGAACCCGGTAACGCAGTCGGTTCCTGGAGTCGGTAACTCGGTCGGTCCCTGAACGAGAAGCGACGTCTGGTGCTCAATTGGGCGTCACTATATGGGAGTTCGTGACGGCGGTTGGCCGGTTTCCGGTTAGCTCCACGTAATCCGGCCAACGTGCCCGGTGAGCGGCGCGCCGCCTGTCCACGGACCGGACGATCACCTCGGGGTCGTGCGTCGTCACTGTCAGTGGTCGGGTGCATCCTGGAACGCATGACGGAGACCGGGGGCACGACGGGCCGCCGCGGTGCCGTGCGCGCGCGGCAGGCGGCAGGTGACGCGGACGCGGACGCGGCGGAGTCGCGGGCCGCGCTGTCGGCCGCGCTGCGGGCGGCGGGCGTGCGCGGCGAGACCGCGTTCGACGCGACCGCACGCGCGCTGACGATGATGGACGCGTCCAACTACCGGCGTGTGCCGCTGGGCGTGGTCGCGCCCCGGGACGCGGACGACGTGGCGGCCGTCCTGTCCGTCTGCCGCGACCACGGCGTCCCGGTCGTCGCGCGCGGCGGGGGCACGTCGATCGCCGGACAGGCCACGGGCACGGGCGTCGTCCTGGACTTCACCCGTCACCTGAACCGGCTGGTCTCCCTGGACCCCGAGGCGCGCACGGCGGTCGTCCAGCCCGGCCTGGTCCTGGACCGCCTCCAGGAGGCCGCCGCCCCGCACGGCCTCCGCTTCGGCCCCGACCCCTCCACCCACAGCCGCTGCACCCTCGGCGGCATGATCGGCAACAACTCCTGCGGCTCGCACTCGGTCGCCTGGGGCACCACGGCGGACAGCGTGCGCGAGCTGTCGGTGATCGGCGGGAGCGGAGACGCACGGAGACTGGCCCAGGGGTGGTCCGGCGCCCCGGAAGGCCTGCGCCCGCTGGTGGAGCGGGAGTTGGCCCGTCTGCGCACCGGCTTCCCCGACCTCCCCCGCCGGATCTCCGGGTACGCCCTGGACGCCCTCCTCCCGGAGAACGGCGCGGACGTGGCCCGCTCCTTCTGCGGCTCCGAGGGCACGCTCGGAGTGCTCACGGAAGCGGTCGTACGGCTCGTCGAGGCGCCCCGCGCGCGTGCCCTCGCCGTCCTGGCGTACGCCGACGAGAGCGCGGCGGCCGAGGCGGCCCCCGGTCTGCTGCCCCTCGGCCCGCTGACGGTGGAGGGCATGGCCGCGGACCTCGTCCCGCCGGGGGCGACCGGCCTCCCGCCGGGCGGGGCCTGGCTGTTCGTGGAGGCGGGGGGTGACACACCCGCCGAGGCGCGGGCCCGCGCCGACGCCCTGGTCCGCGCGGCCGAGGCCGGCGACGCGCTCGTGGTCACGGACCCCGCCGCGCAGCGCGCGCTCTGGCGCATCCGGGAGGACGCGAGCGGAACGGCCACCCGGATGCCCGACGGCACCGAGGCCTGGCCGGGCTGGGAGGACTGCGCGGTACCACCCGCCCGGCTCGGCGCGTACCTGCGCGACTTCCGGGGCCTGCTGCGCGCCCACGACCTGCGCGGCACGCCCTACGGCCACTTCGGCGACGGCTGCATCCACGTCCGCGTCGACTTCGACCTCCTGACCCCGAGAGGCGTCGGCCGCTTCCGCCGCTTCTCCGAGGACCTGGCCGAACTGGTCACCTCGCACGGCGGCTCCCTCTCCGGCGAACACGGCGACGGCCAGGCCCGCGCGGAACTCCTGCCGACGATGTACGGCACCGAGATGGTCCGGCTCTTCGAGCAGGTGAAGGGCGTCTGGGACCCCGACGATCTCCTGAACCCCGGCATGCTCGTCCGCCCCGCACCCCTGGACACCAACCTCCGCTTCGCGGTCCTCCCGCGCACTCCCGTGCCGGTGGAGTTCGCGTACCCGGACGACGGCGGTGACTTCTCCGCGGCGGTACGACGCTGCGTGGGCGTCGCGAAGTGCCGTACGACCGAGGTGAGTCCGGCCTCCGGAGCCGTCATGTGCCCCTCCTTCCGCGCCACCGGGGAGGAGGAGCACTCCACCCGGGGCCGGGCCCGCCTGCTGCACGAGATGCTGGCCGGCGAGGTCGTCACCGACGGCTGGCGCTCACCCGAGGTGCGGGACGCCCTCGACCTCTGCCTCTCCTGCAAGGGCTGCCGCTCCGACTGCCCGGTCGGCGTCGACATGGCCACCTACAAGGCGGAGTTCCTCCACCACCACTACGCGGGGCGCCGCCGCCCGGCCGCCCACTACGCGATGGGGTGGCTGCCGCTGTGGCTCCGCCTGGTGGCCCTTACGCGCACGGCAGGACTGGTCAACTTCCTGGCCGGGGTGCGCCCCTTGGCCGCGCTCGCCAGACGGCTGGGTGGAATCGCGGAGGAGCGGGAGTTGCCCCGGCCGGCGAGGGTGCCGTTCGTGCGCTGGTACCAGCGGATGCTCAGGGAGCGGGCGAGGCCGGACGGTGCCAGGGGCCGTCCCCTCCGTCGGGATGAACCGGCGGAAGCGCCGACCGAGACGGGCGCCGACGTGACCTTCGAGCCCGCCGCCCACTTGGCGGACGAGGAGACGACGGCGACGGTGCTGCTGTGGACGGACACCTTCACGGAGTACCTCTCGCCGTCCGTGGGGCAGGCGGCGTTGAAGGTGCTGGAGGCGGCCGGCCTGCGGGTGATCGTGCCGCCCACGCTGCGGACGAGGCGCAAGCCACCCTGGGCGCGGAAGGCGAAGGCGGGCGAGGAGGCCGCCCTCACCCGACTGCGGCTCACGCGCACCCTGTTCACGCTGCGGCAGGGCCGGGTCTGCTGCGGACTGACGTACATCTCGACGGGCCAGCTCGACCGGGCCCGCGAGGTACTGCGCCGCACCCTCGACCTGCTCGACGTGTTCCTGGACCCCGTTCCGGGGCGGCTCCCGGACGAGGATTCCGGCCCCGCCCCGCGCCCCCTCCCCGTCGTCGTCCTCGAACCGAGCTGCGCGGCGACGCTCCGCACCGACCTCCCCGAACTCCTCCCCGACGACCCGAGGGCCCACCGACTCGCCGCCTCGGTCATCACCTTCGCCGAAGCGCTCGAACGCCACGCGCCGCACTGGACCCCGCCCGCCGTCGACCGCCCGGTCGTCGGCCAGACCCACTGCCACCAGCACGCGGTCCTGGGCGACGCCCCCGACCGCCGCCTCCGCGCCGCCGCCGGCCTCACCGGCGACCTCAGCGGCGGCTGCTGCGGCCTCGCAGGCAACTTCGGCTTCGAGAAGGGCCACTACGACGTCTCCGTGGCCTGCGCCGAGGAGCAACTCCTCCCGGCGGTCCGGGACGCGGCCGACGACGCGCTCGTCCTGGCGGACGGCTTCTCCTGCCGGACCCAGCTGGAGCAGCTGGCGGGAAGGCGGGGGCTGCACCTGGCGGAGGTGCTGGCGGAGGGGCTGGGGGAGGAGGGGCCGACAGCGGCAGAGAGCCCAACAGCGACAGAGGGGCGGTGAGGTGAGCGCGGACGGGCGAGAGACCTCAGGCGCCTTGACCCTCCCCCAGGCCCACCGCGCGGCCGTCCTCGTCCCACCGGATCTCCAGGACCCGCACGACGGCGTCACGGTCGATGGGGCCGAACACATGGGGGAACAGGACGTCCGTCCCGACTCCCGGAGGCGGAGCGGGAGCCGCCG
The DNA window shown above is from Streptomyces akebiae and carries:
- a CDS encoding FAD-binding and (Fe-S)-binding domain-containing protein — translated: MTETGGTTGRRGAVRARQAAGDADADAAESRAALSAALRAAGVRGETAFDATARALTMMDASNYRRVPLGVVAPRDADDVAAVLSVCRDHGVPVVARGGGTSIAGQATGTGVVLDFTRHLNRLVSLDPEARTAVVQPGLVLDRLQEAAAPHGLRFGPDPSTHSRCTLGGMIGNNSCGSHSVAWGTTADSVRELSVIGGSGDARRLAQGWSGAPEGLRPLVERELARLRTGFPDLPRRISGYALDALLPENGADVARSFCGSEGTLGVLTEAVVRLVEAPRARALAVLAYADESAAAEAAPGLLPLGPLTVEGMAADLVPPGATGLPPGGAWLFVEAGGDTPAEARARADALVRAAEAGDALVVTDPAAQRALWRIREDASGTATRMPDGTEAWPGWEDCAVPPARLGAYLRDFRGLLRAHDLRGTPYGHFGDGCIHVRVDFDLLTPRGVGRFRRFSEDLAELVTSHGGSLSGEHGDGQARAELLPTMYGTEMVRLFEQVKGVWDPDDLLNPGMLVRPAPLDTNLRFAVLPRTPVPVEFAYPDDGGDFSAAVRRCVGVAKCRTTEVSPASGAVMCPSFRATGEEEHSTRGRARLLHEMLAGEVVTDGWRSPEVRDALDLCLSCKGCRSDCPVGVDMATYKAEFLHHHYAGRRRPAAHYAMGWLPLWLRLVALTRTAGLVNFLAGVRPLAALARRLGGIAEERELPRPARVPFVRWYQRMLRERARPDGARGRPLRRDEPAEAPTETGADVTFEPAAHLADEETTATVLLWTDTFTEYLSPSVGQAALKVLEAAGLRVIVPPTLRTRRKPPWARKAKAGEEAALTRLRLTRTLFTLRQGRVCCGLTYISTGQLDRAREVLRRTLDLLDVFLDPVPGRLPDEDSGPAPRPLPVVVLEPSCAATLRTDLPELLPDDPRAHRLAASVITFAEALERHAPHWTPPAVDRPVVGQTHCHQHAVLGDAPDRRLRAAAGLTGDLSGGCCGLAGNFGFEKGHYDVSVACAEEQLLPAVRDAADDALVLADGFSCRTQLEQLAGRRGLHLAEVLAEGLGEEGPTAAESPTATEGR
- a CDS encoding sensor histidine kinase, which codes for MTAPSPPRPPGERPALRSVLPLPLVTAVLSAAAVGAVVAPAPADVRTPLAAGAGAAALLLTLVVAVAVHARVSVRLLRRRLDAVARDTGLLLQERARMAEEHAQERGRLTEEFVQERARIATEFARERVRLTTEAERERERLSDERDRTAQETTQERSLLAERAERAESDRAALLAVTANVAGRMQALATGTLADLRAMEERHADEDVLADLLHLDHRTAQAGRLADSVAVLAGARSGRRWARPIPMESILRGAMGRIGAYRRVRLHSSSEAAVAGHAAEGVMHALAELLDNAANFSPPTAEVHVYVEEVPAGAIISVEDSGLVMSDIQLRRAERAVSGEVADLTSLSGTRLGLAVVGRLARKHGLKISFRPSARGGTGVLMLIPQDVLASTIPTTTSPASTSHTASRTGSAPVQPPPYAGVRAPHDLDSEPTPRHEFPPEAPTPPVADPVADALIDSLSGFRRTPSAPPTGATADAPTGSPAYGAPYTSSFSSEFGSGGPAFDSGYAGGYAYAPGPHLDAGSEPPATPDEAAAETATETDDDTTAPAPSDALPRRRRGRSLAEAEARTRAQAADAEARPERVSRPAEDAGTGAVRFSSFRRAVRGTGGLDQAFVQGTATGDENSTGMRGPSTPPDQAAAMDQHTHPGAAVDRYVPPAGPPAPEAALEPVRDAAPPAEAVPQPELKPVPQPELEPVREPQWGAVGGTAWEPGPEPEAEPVGEPAWAPGPVPEAGWEPEPARGLAWQPEAAKQAAWEAEAAAELPWAPDPAGEAKGELDPVREPAWEPVRDTRPAPGEDTTPTPDLAPFSSYGDPATDSSGYARPAPYTDSAPEAYAQPIPDPAPYGTSDPYADPTPGPAGEPPRTPAPRPHPHLEGDHTP